One genomic window of Monodelphis domestica isolate mMonDom1 chromosome 1, mMonDom1.pri, whole genome shotgun sequence includes the following:
- the WBP1L gene encoding WW domain binding protein 1-like isoform X1 yields the protein MYHHAKQILSLVMFKKKDSGAYSWRSSFKILDKETCVGINNQSYICDTGHCCGQSQCCNYYYELWWFWLVWTIIIILSCCCVCHHRRAKHRLQAQQRQHEINLIAYREAHNYSALPFYFRFLPNYLLPPYEEVVNRPPTPPPPYSALQLQQQQQQQQQQQQQQQQQQVVPVCNSPSGPDPLRSLPEAQTSPLSVPGSSRNSTRSSTEDPEPSTLLVDQEATKASGMEPGSSGACLGELGDAGSFLDKDSECKEELLKDYSSESLEHSSAFPDSKDKTPGRHRRFTGDSGIEVCICNRGHHEDDLKELNGLLDDALDSALDFCDSCQARPPGDEEEGLYHLSEEQAREHGHHHLPRQPACILLNTINEQDSPNSQSNSSPS from the exons atgtatcatcatgcaaaacaaattttgtCATtagtcatgtttaaaaaaaaag attcagggGCCTATTCTTGGAGATCTTCCTTCAAAATCCTA GATAAGGAAACCTGTGTGGGGATCAACAACCAGAGCTACATATGTGATACAGGACACTGCTGTGGACAGTCTCAGTGCTGCAACTACTACTATGAACTCTGGT GGTTCTGGCTGGTGTGGACTATTATAATCATCCTGAGCTGCTGCTGCGTTTGCCACCACCGCCGGGCCAAGCATCGCCTGCAGGCCCAGCAGCGGCAACATGAAATTAACTTGATTGCCTACCGGGAAGCCCATAACTACTCAGCGCTGCCATTTTATTTCA GGTTTTTGCCAAACTATTTACTACCTCCTTATGAGGAAGTGGTGAACCGACCTCCAACCCCTCCCCCACCATACAGTGCCTTACAGctacagcagcaacagcaacagcagcagcagcagcagcagcagcagcaacaacagcaggTGGTCCCTGTCTGCAATAGTCCCTCAGGCCCTGACCCCCTCAGGAGCCTTCCGGAGGCACAAACGAGCCCACTGTCCGTGCCTGGCAGCAGCAGGAACAGCACCAGATCAAGCACTGAGGACCCTGAGCCCTCCACATTGCTGGTGGACCAAGAGGCTACCAAAGCCTCTGGCATGGAGCCAGGCAGCTCTGGGGCCTGTCTGGGGGAGCTGGGTGATGCAGGGTCTTTCCTAGATAAGGACTCAGAGTGTAAGGAAGAGTTACTGAAAGATTATAGCTCTGAGAGCTTGGAGCACAGCAGCGCCTTTCCTGACAGCAAAGACAAGACACCTGGGAGGCACCGACGCTTCACTGGAGACTCGGGCATTGAGGTGTGCATCTGCAACCGAGGCCACCACGAGGACGATCTCAAAGAACTCAACGGGCTCCTTGATGACGCCCTGGACAGCGCCCTGGACTTCTGTGATAGCTGCCAAGCAAGGCCTCCTGGGGATGAGGAAGAGGGCCTCTACCACCTCTCTGAGGAGCAAGCCCGGGAACATGGCCACCACCACTTGCCCCGCCAGCCAGCGTGCATCTTGTTGAATACGATCAATGAGCAGGACTCCCCTAATTCCCAGAGCAACAGCTCTCCCAGCTAG
- the WBP1L gene encoding WW domain binding protein 1-like isoform X2, with protein sequence MERRRFLGGMALLLLQALPTPLSARAEPSQDKETCVGINNQSYICDTGHCCGQSQCCNYYYELWWFWLVWTIIIILSCCCVCHHRRAKHRLQAQQRQHEINLIAYREAHNYSALPFYFRFLPNYLLPPYEEVVNRPPTPPPPYSALQLQQQQQQQQQQQQQQQQQQVVPVCNSPSGPDPLRSLPEAQTSPLSVPGSSRNSTRSSTEDPEPSTLLVDQEATKASGMEPGSSGACLGELGDAGSFLDKDSECKEELLKDYSSESLEHSSAFPDSKDKTPGRHRRFTGDSGIEVCICNRGHHEDDLKELNGLLDDALDSALDFCDSCQARPPGDEEEGLYHLSEEQAREHGHHHLPRQPACILLNTINEQDSPNSQSNSSPS encoded by the exons GATAAGGAAACCTGTGTGGGGATCAACAACCAGAGCTACATATGTGATACAGGACACTGCTGTGGACAGTCTCAGTGCTGCAACTACTACTATGAACTCTGGT GGTTCTGGCTGGTGTGGACTATTATAATCATCCTGAGCTGCTGCTGCGTTTGCCACCACCGCCGGGCCAAGCATCGCCTGCAGGCCCAGCAGCGGCAACATGAAATTAACTTGATTGCCTACCGGGAAGCCCATAACTACTCAGCGCTGCCATTTTATTTCA GGTTTTTGCCAAACTATTTACTACCTCCTTATGAGGAAGTGGTGAACCGACCTCCAACCCCTCCCCCACCATACAGTGCCTTACAGctacagcagcaacagcaacagcagcagcagcagcagcagcagcagcaacaacagcaggTGGTCCCTGTCTGCAATAGTCCCTCAGGCCCTGACCCCCTCAGGAGCCTTCCGGAGGCACAAACGAGCCCACTGTCCGTGCCTGGCAGCAGCAGGAACAGCACCAGATCAAGCACTGAGGACCCTGAGCCCTCCACATTGCTGGTGGACCAAGAGGCTACCAAAGCCTCTGGCATGGAGCCAGGCAGCTCTGGGGCCTGTCTGGGGGAGCTGGGTGATGCAGGGTCTTTCCTAGATAAGGACTCAGAGTGTAAGGAAGAGTTACTGAAAGATTATAGCTCTGAGAGCTTGGAGCACAGCAGCGCCTTTCCTGACAGCAAAGACAAGACACCTGGGAGGCACCGACGCTTCACTGGAGACTCGGGCATTGAGGTGTGCATCTGCAACCGAGGCCACCACGAGGACGATCTCAAAGAACTCAACGGGCTCCTTGATGACGCCCTGGACAGCGCCCTGGACTTCTGTGATAGCTGCCAAGCAAGGCCTCCTGGGGATGAGGAAGAGGGCCTCTACCACCTCTCTGAGGAGCAAGCCCGGGAACATGGCCACCACCACTTGCCCCGCCAGCCAGCGTGCATCTTGTTGAATACGATCAATGAGCAGGACTCCCCTAATTCCCAGAGCAACAGCTCTCCCAGCTAG
- the WBP1L gene encoding WW domain binding protein 1-like isoform X3, which produces MPFLWGLRQDKETCVGINNQSYICDTGHCCGQSQCCNYYYELWWFWLVWTIIIILSCCCVCHHRRAKHRLQAQQRQHEINLIAYREAHNYSALPFYFRFLPNYLLPPYEEVVNRPPTPPPPYSALQLQQQQQQQQQQQQQQQQQQVVPVCNSPSGPDPLRSLPEAQTSPLSVPGSSRNSTRSSTEDPEPSTLLVDQEATKASGMEPGSSGACLGELGDAGSFLDKDSECKEELLKDYSSESLEHSSAFPDSKDKTPGRHRRFTGDSGIEVCICNRGHHEDDLKELNGLLDDALDSALDFCDSCQARPPGDEEEGLYHLSEEQAREHGHHHLPRQPACILLNTINEQDSPNSQSNSSPS; this is translated from the exons GATAAGGAAACCTGTGTGGGGATCAACAACCAGAGCTACATATGTGATACAGGACACTGCTGTGGACAGTCTCAGTGCTGCAACTACTACTATGAACTCTGGT GGTTCTGGCTGGTGTGGACTATTATAATCATCCTGAGCTGCTGCTGCGTTTGCCACCACCGCCGGGCCAAGCATCGCCTGCAGGCCCAGCAGCGGCAACATGAAATTAACTTGATTGCCTACCGGGAAGCCCATAACTACTCAGCGCTGCCATTTTATTTCA GGTTTTTGCCAAACTATTTACTACCTCCTTATGAGGAAGTGGTGAACCGACCTCCAACCCCTCCCCCACCATACAGTGCCTTACAGctacagcagcaacagcaacagcagcagcagcagcagcagcagcagcaacaacagcaggTGGTCCCTGTCTGCAATAGTCCCTCAGGCCCTGACCCCCTCAGGAGCCTTCCGGAGGCACAAACGAGCCCACTGTCCGTGCCTGGCAGCAGCAGGAACAGCACCAGATCAAGCACTGAGGACCCTGAGCCCTCCACATTGCTGGTGGACCAAGAGGCTACCAAAGCCTCTGGCATGGAGCCAGGCAGCTCTGGGGCCTGTCTGGGGGAGCTGGGTGATGCAGGGTCTTTCCTAGATAAGGACTCAGAGTGTAAGGAAGAGTTACTGAAAGATTATAGCTCTGAGAGCTTGGAGCACAGCAGCGCCTTTCCTGACAGCAAAGACAAGACACCTGGGAGGCACCGACGCTTCACTGGAGACTCGGGCATTGAGGTGTGCATCTGCAACCGAGGCCACCACGAGGACGATCTCAAAGAACTCAACGGGCTCCTTGATGACGCCCTGGACAGCGCCCTGGACTTCTGTGATAGCTGCCAAGCAAGGCCTCCTGGGGATGAGGAAGAGGGCCTCTACCACCTCTCTGAGGAGCAAGCCCGGGAACATGGCCACCACCACTTGCCCCGCCAGCCAGCGTGCATCTTGTTGAATACGATCAATGAGCAGGACTCCCCTAATTCCCAGAGCAACAGCTCTCCCAGCTAG